In one Nicotiana tomentosiformis chromosome 6, ASM39032v3, whole genome shotgun sequence genomic region, the following are encoded:
- the LOC138894988 gene encoding premnaspirodiene oxygenase-like, protein MTSVRSRLVNAHQKVDEIMEDILNKHIENKSAGNKGNGEFGGEDLVDVFLRIKENAELQFPITNDHIKAVVFDIFIAGSETSSTTIIWALSEMMKNPNIMAKAQSEVRQVFKGKSNDEEDLEKLTYLDLVIKETLRLHTPFPLLPRECREQTDIDGYTIPLRTRVLVNAWALARDPESWNDPECFIPERFENSLIDYMGNFFEFIPFGAGRRACPGMQFGLANVRHALAQLLHHFEWELPYGTNPKDLDMTESHGLSAAKQQDLYLVPINHRNDEEL, encoded by the exons ATGACCAGTGTGAGATCTAGATTGGTGAATGCACATCAGAAGGTTGATGAAATTATGGAGGATATCTTAAACAAGCATATTGAAAATAAATCTGCAGGGAACAAGGGAAATGGTGAGTTTGGAGGTGAAGATTTGGTTGATGTTTTCCTAAGAATTAAAGAGAACGCCGAACTACAATTTCCAATCACAAATGACCATATTAAAGCAGTGGTTTTT GACATCTTTATTGCTGGAAGTGAAACTTCATCTACTACAATTATTTGGGCATTGTCGGAAATGATGAAGAACCCAAATATTATGGCTAAGGCTCAAAGTGAAGTGAGACAAGTCTTTAAGGGAAAAAGTAATGATGAAGAAGATCTTGAAAAGTTGACATATCTAGACTTAGTGATTAAGGAGACATTAAGGCTTCATACTCCATTTCCTCTTCTGCCCAGGGAATGTAGGGAGCAAACAGATATTGATGGATACACCATACCTCTTAGGACTAGAGTGCTAGTCAATGCATGGGCACTTGCGAGAGATCCAGAAAGTTGGAATGATCCTGAATGTTTTATACCAGAGAGATTTGAGAATTCTCTTATTGACTATATGGGAAATTTCTTTGAGTTTATTCCATTTGGTGCAGGAAGAAGGGCTTGTCCGGGAATGCAATTTGGTTTAGCTAATGTTCGACATGCATTGGCGCAGTTACTCCACCATTTTGAATGGGAACTCCCATATGGAACTAATCCAAAAGATTTGGATATGACTGAATCACATGGATTAAGTGCAGCGAAACAACAAGATTTATATTTAGTTCCAATAAATCATAGAAACGATGAAGAACTTTGA
- the LOC138894548 gene encoding uncharacterized protein, which translates to MTVTQYESCFVDLGHHAFLLEDTEGKRVRRFIEGITYPIRIQVAKETGSAISFQTAANGARRIEIVLTYKRGQRSDKRSSQFGGFSGASSGGRAASPADQPVRGRGQAARGGGQTIRGGGQPVRGLPIDTVESSGANHRFYAFPARPKAESSDVVITVLLCVYLHRWETLLW; encoded by the exons ATGacagttactcagtatgagtcctgttttgtggatttaggCCATCATGCTTTCCTTTTAGAAGATACTGAGGGaaagagagtgaggaggtttattgaaggTATCACTTACCCTATCAGGATTCAagtggccaaggagaccggaagtgcaATTTCCTTTCAGACGGCTGCTAATggcgcgaggaggatcgagatagttcttaCATAtaagagagggcagaggtctgataagagatctagtcagttcggtggtttcagtggtgcctcgtctggaggcaggg cTGCTTCACCGGCTGAtcagccagttagaggtaggggtcaggcagctagaggtggaggtcagacaattagaggtggaggccagccagttagaggccttCCCATAGACACAGTTGAGAGTAGTGGGGCCAACcaccgattttatgcttttccagctaggcctaaagccgagtcatctgatgttgtgatcacag TGCTTCtttgtgtgtatctacaccggtgggagactctgttatggTAG